In a genomic window of Niallia taxi:
- a CDS encoding DUF1232 domain-containing protein, giving the protein MTSKDISENKLGQLLKTTLEKQNISMSRLSIETNIDKATISRIINGKRRATPQHLQAISDSLKIPVYELFTAAGYTEKSSQAEDHFDLHSKIDVIQNMINLYSDDFKVEKVEDQLNGYKNQFASQVDHKNLFSQFKKKIKNLGGEGPFIKQLEDLYNRLKYKKGTPAQLILIGSGLLYFVSTIDVIPDYLIPVGYLDDAIAINIILDKISKL; this is encoded by the coding sequence ATGACGAGTAAGGATATAAGCGAAAATAAACTCGGACAACTTTTAAAGACCACATTAGAAAAACAGAATATTTCAATGAGCCGATTAAGCATAGAAACGAATATTGACAAAGCAACAATTTCAAGAATCATTAATGGAAAGCGAAGGGCAACACCACAACATCTGCAAGCAATTTCCGATTCCCTTAAGATTCCTGTCTATGAATTATTTACTGCAGCAGGCTATACAGAGAAATCCAGTCAAGCTGAAGATCATTTTGATCTGCACTCAAAAATAGATGTTATCCAAAATATGATTAATTTATATAGCGATGACTTTAAAGTGGAAAAAGTAGAAGACCAATTAAATGGCTATAAAAATCAGTTTGCATCACAAGTTGACCATAAGAATCTATTTAGTCAATTTAAGAAAAAAATTAAAAACTTGGGCGGTGAGGGTCCCTTTATAAAGCAGTTGGAGGATTTATATAACAGATTAAAGTATAAAAAAGGAACTCCAGCTCAACTTATATTAATTGGAAGCGGACTGTTGTATTTTGTTAGCACAATAGATGTTATTCCAGATTATTTAATTCCAGTTGGATATCTCGACGATGCTATAGCTATTAATATCATTCTGGATAAAATATCAAAATTATAA
- a CDS encoding zinc ribbon domain-containing protein produces the protein MTNKGCLKCGSKDADKKEVAMTGTGLSKMFDIQHNTFIVVYCKKCGYSEFYNKQTSGTSNILDLFFG, from the coding sequence ATGACAAATAAAGGTTGTCTAAAATGTGGAAGCAAAGATGCTGACAAAAAGGAAGTTGCAATGACGGGAACAGGGTTATCTAAAATGTTTGATATACAACATAATACGTTTATCGTTGTTTATTGTAAAAAATGTGGTTATTCTGAGTTTTATAATAAACAAACCTCTGGTACATCAAACATACTTGATTTATTCTTCGGTTAA